Genomic DNA from Comamonas antarctica:
GTCCTGGCACTGGCCCTGGGCTTCACCGCCGGTGCGCCGACTTCCGCAAGGGCGCAGGGCGCTGCGCAGGCACCCGGCACCGCCGTCGCCGAGTTCCACATTCCCGCCGGGCCCCTGGCCCCGGCATTGCGCCAGCTGGCCAGCACGGCCAACATCATGCTGACCTTCACGGCAGAGCAGATCGACGACAAGCGCACGGCCGGCGTGGACGGCCGTCACCCGGTGGCTGGCGCCTTCGGCGTGTTGCTCACCGGAACCGGCCTTAGGGCGGTGCAATTGGACAACGGCGCCTTCGTGCTGCGCGCCGACAGCCGCCCCGCGGCCCCGGCCGCCACAACCCCGGCAGCCACGCTGCCCCTGGTCACGGTGACCGGCGCGACGGCTGCCAGCGCGACCACCGAAGGCACGCATTCGTACACCACCGGCAGCATGAGCACGGCGACGCGGCTCGACCTGTCCCTGCGCGATACGCCCCAGGCCGTCACCGTCATCACCCGCGAGCGCATCGAGGACCAGGGCCTGGCCAGCGTGAACGACGTGGTGCAGACCGCGCCCGGCCTCACCTTCCGGCGTTTCGGCCCGGAGCGCGCCTCCTTCTTCGCGCGCGGGATGTACGTGGACAACATCATGTATGACGGCCTGCCCGTGAGCCTGGACAGCTCCAACCTGTCGCAGGACCTGCTGGCCACCGACATGGCCATCTACGACCGCGTGGAGATCGTGCGCGGCGCCACCGGCCTGGCGCAGGGCGCGGGCAATCCGTCGGCCGCCATCAACCTGGTGCGCAAGCGCCCGACCAAGGAGCGGCAGGTGTCCGCGGGCATGAGCGCCGGCAGCTGGGACCGTTACCGCGCGGAACTCGATGTCTCCAGTCCGCTGTCGGAAGACGGCAGCCTGCGCGGCCGTGCGGTGCTTGCCACCCAGGACTACGGCAGCTACAAGCGCGGCGAAAGCAGCAGCGGCCAGACGTTCTACGGGATCGTGGAGAAGGATCTGGCGCCTGCCACCACGCTCACGCTGAGTGCGCTGCACCAGGAGAGCCGGCTGCACGGCAACGGCTTCACCGGGCTGCCCGTGGCCCGCGACGGCAGCGACCTGGGACTGCCCCGGTCCACGTCCTACGCCTATGACTGGGAGTATTGGAACAAGACCACCGACTCCGCCTTCGTCGGGCTGGACCACCGGCTGGACAACGGCTGGCGCATGCACCTCTCGGCCTATTACGCGCAGGCCGACGTCGACATGGAGGGCCACTACCTCAACTACGGCTACGCCACCGGCAACTACAGCCAGCTGGGCGCGCGCAATGCCCACCAGGAAAAGCAAAGCAGCGTCAACCTGTATGCCAATGGCCCGTTCGAGCTGCTGGGCCGCAAGCACGAGCTGGTGCTGGGCGCGAGCTACCGCAACGTCGATTTCGACGGCAACAGCCGCCAGGGCCTGGTGCTGAGCAGCAAGCTCAACCTGTACGACTTCAATCCCGCCGCCGTGGCGGACCCCAGCATCCCGCTGCGCGACTGGGTGGACGCGAAGATCACCCAGCAAAGCCTGTACGCCACGACGCGGCTGAATGTGGCCGACCGGCTCAAGCTGATCCTCGGCGGGCGGCTGGACTGGTACGACTACAACGACACCGTCAACACCTACCCGAACTTCAACGCCAACACGCCGTC
This window encodes:
- a CDS encoding TonB-dependent siderophore receptor → MSNLQCVRRAHPSPVALAVLALALGFTAGAPTSARAQGAAQAPGTAVAEFHIPAGPLAPALRQLASTANIMLTFTAEQIDDKRTAGVDGRHPVAGAFGVLLTGTGLRAVQLDNGAFVLRADSRPAAPAATTPAATLPLVTVTGATAASATTEGTHSYTTGSMSTATRLDLSLRDTPQAVTVITRERIEDQGLASVNDVVQTAPGLTFRRFGPERASFFARGMYVDNIMYDGLPVSLDSSNLSQDLLATDMAIYDRVEIVRGATGLAQGAGNPSAAINLVRKRPTKERQVSAGMSAGSWDRYRAELDVSSPLSEDGSLRGRAVLATQDYGSYKRGESSSGQTFYGIVEKDLAPATTLTLSALHQESRLHGNGFTGLPVARDGSDLGLPRSTSYAYDWEYWNKTTDSAFVGLDHRLDNGWRMHLSAYYAQADVDMEGHYLNYGYATGNYSQLGARNAHQEKQSSVNLYANGPFELLGRKHELVLGASYRNVDFDGNSRQGLVLSSKLNLYDFNPAAVADPSIPLRDWVDAKITQQSLYATTRLNVADRLKLILGGRLDWYDYNDTVNTYPNFNANTPSVSAHNRYSVNNHLTKYAGLVYDLNDQHAVYASYTDIFKPQNYRDANDRLLDPVEGHNWEVGLKGEYFDGTLNASAAVFRMDQKNRAFRSTDQTQCANYPTVTCYTAAGEVRSQGVEFELQGAITPNWQVGAGYTVAIARFRQDATASNVGALFDTDTPRHLFKLSTMYRLSGDWQRWRIGGSVYRQDFIYNQGTGSGVPFDITQGAYALADLVLGWQATPQLDVRLNVNNLFDRKYYNALSGTVGFPSNVYGEPRNVMLSARYRF